A stretch of the Acomys russatus chromosome 23, mAcoRus1.1, whole genome shotgun sequence genome encodes the following:
- the LOC127206138 gene encoding 60S ribosomal protein L36-like: MALRYPMAVGLNKGHKVTKNVSKPRHSRCRGRLTKHTKFMWDMIREVCGFAPYERRARELFKVSKDKRALKFIKKRVGMHIRAKRKGEVLSNVPAVMKKAAAKD, encoded by the coding sequence atggccctgCGCTACCCCATGGCCGTGGGCCTCAACAAGGGCCACAAGGTGACGAAGAACGTCAGCAAGCCGAGGCACAGCCGGTGCCGCGGGCGCCTCACCAAGCACACCAAATTCATGTGGGACATGATCAGGGAGGTTTGCGGCTTTGCGCCCTATGAGCGGCGTGCCAGGGAGCTATTCAAGGTGTCCAAGGACAAACGCGCCCTCAAGTTCATCAAGAAGAGGGTGGGCATGCACATCCGGGCTAAGAGGAAGGGGGAGGTGCTTAGCAACGTGCCGGCAGTCATGAAGAAGGCAGCGGCCAAGGACTGA